One genomic window of Haloferax mediterranei ATCC 33500 includes the following:
- a CDS encoding DUF7860 family protein encodes MGRYGNLDYPRLTKTGVSLGLVLFLFGAIGAKAALAMTGGHIPGWERTLFFDAEWLGILLVLFSPIIFGIVLPLTE; translated from the coding sequence ATGGGACGTTACGGAAATCTCGATTACCCACGTTTGACCAAGACTGGCGTCAGCCTCGGACTCGTTCTCTTCCTGTTCGGCGCTATCGGCGCGAAAGCAGCACTGGCGATGACTGGCGGCCACATCCCCGGCTGGGAGCGCACGCTCTTTTTCGACGCCGAATGGCTCGGCATCCTCCTCGTGCTCTTTTCGCCCATTATCTTCGGCATCGTGCTTCCGCTGACGGAATAA
- a CDS encoding uracil-DNA glycosylase, giving the protein MTDPRFPDAENRLVTESDCTRCPALVECRNRISWGVGPRDSTVVVVGEAPGAGNPDANRWQGGNWTGMSYTAQHSGRRIRETMATVGYEDSVFYTNAVKCFPSDGEGSNRAPSADEKANCLDHLVTELETIDPDVVVPTGRHATESVFSLDDRTLGGFLDTVLDPVESERFDYTIVPLLHPSYRDVWLSRLGYELDEYFEELSGLLP; this is encoded by the coding sequence ATGACCGACCCACGGTTTCCCGACGCCGAGAACCGACTCGTCACAGAAAGCGACTGCACCCGGTGTCCGGCGCTAGTCGAGTGCCGAAACCGGATTTCGTGGGGCGTCGGTCCCCGAGATTCGACCGTCGTCGTCGTCGGCGAAGCACCCGGCGCGGGCAATCCCGACGCGAACCGCTGGCAAGGCGGTAACTGGACCGGCATGTCCTACACGGCTCAGCACTCCGGGCGCAGGATTCGGGAGACGATGGCCACCGTCGGCTACGAAGACAGCGTGTTCTACACGAACGCGGTCAAGTGCTTCCCCTCAGATGGTGAGGGGTCGAACCGGGCACCCAGCGCCGACGAGAAGGCGAACTGTCTGGACCACCTCGTGACCGAACTCGAAACAATCGACCCCGACGTGGTAGTTCCGACCGGACGCCACGCCACGGAGAGCGTCTTCTCACTCGACGACCGGACACTCGGTGGATTCCTCGATACCGTGCTCGACCCCGTCGAAAGCGAGCGATTCGACTACACGATTGTTCCGCTGCTCCACCCCTCGTACCGCGACGTGTGGCTGTCGCGTCTCGGGTACGAGTTGGACGAGTATTTCGAGGAGTTGTCTGGGTTGCTCCCCTAG